The Nymphaea colorata isolate Beijing-Zhang1983 chromosome 7, ASM883128v2, whole genome shotgun sequence DNA window atattgttatgtcttggattatgaatagtgtggagtctcatatagccccaactattgcatattataccaaggccaaggatatgtggtcttttttgagaaagacatactcgcatgccactaatgtaatcaaaatcctacaactagaagaggagttatgtaacattcgacaaggggatcaggacctatcccaatattttgctactttgactgctgcatatgaacggttaaaggctcttcgtccaccttgccagcattgttatgcatcacacgttgagaCTGGTATGGTGGCGAAGTTTTtatctggcctatcttcagaatattctgtggcaaagtctcaaattctaacaggcagtgaacttccagatttagcagacacatataataggctgagtcgttttgcagccactctttctcagactacgcatgacacaccagtctctgcacttgtgatatcaggaggacggagccctagttcttttggaggcactaggggacgtggtacaggccgtggtgctggacgtggcagatttcagtgctcttattgtggcaaaattggtcatctagaggatcgttgttgggacaaacatcctcacctcaggtctaatgtttcatctggacgtggtggaggtagaatcaccacaagcagaggtccttcttcatcccaagcaact harbors:
- the LOC126410227 gene encoding uncharacterized protein LOC126410227 gives rise to the protein MAENSKSEGSTDYKMVGNSFSYGTTMKLNGSNYEIWSRLFIMSVAGHRKKYILEEDEPIEKKGIYAAWDEDNYIVMSWIMNSVESHIAPTIAYYTKAKDMWSFLRKTYSHATNVIKILQLEEELCNIRQGDQDLSQYFATLTAAYERLKALRPPCQHCYASHVETGMVAKFLSGLSSEYSVAKSQILTGSELPDLADTYNRLSRFAATLSQTTHDTPVSALVISGGRSPSSFGGTRGRGTGRGAGRGRFQCSYCGKIGHLEDRCWDKHPHLRSNVSSGRGGGRITTSRGPSSSQATHSKATISVVESSTDPSISMLYSLNLSKDEYDRVLAQRSASTSTSTSTNAAVVDSAFSVGAPTADPGLTNWENDWWRP